One window of Saprospiraceae bacterium genomic DNA carries:
- a CDS encoding DUF5103 domain-containing protein produces the protein MRFTLILGCLLVCSLIGNSQQTEFDLSPQDTVYDNRVKTIQFYRYKPEEELMPFLVLNVKEHLQLTFDMLEGSPSELYYSFFHFDQNWLPTDLRPEEYYKDFQEQRITEYASSRKTIIPYIHYTLRVPSDGFLVSGNYLICVSDRFKNVLFTRRFFISENKVLVSLKVKDPVNAEIYRTHQALELAINTNKLAIQNNEQELQVQIFQNGDPNTRLVRNKPNSVLGDLFYFNKPDDILFSGKKEFRHKDIRTIQSTTQDILFWDEIDQVYHCWLKTDEVRAQKLYLSDDDINGRFLILNRDQDQAEVTSDYFKAHFTLNRTIPFDEPVYVYGGLSDWQLKPEFKMEYDPSRKAYFAYIWLKMGYYNFMYALEDDKGKPDTGPLEGDWYETENDYYVLVYYKVLGSRYDRLLFIGEFNSNR, from the coding sequence ATGCGTTTTACCCTGATCCTTGGTTGCTTATTGGTTTGTAGTCTGATTGGAAATTCACAGCAAACAGAATTTGATTTGAGTCCGCAGGATACCGTTTATGACAATCGGGTAAAGACCATTCAATTTTACAGATATAAGCCGGAAGAAGAATTAATGCCTTTTCTTGTTCTGAATGTCAAGGAGCATTTGCAGTTAACTTTTGATATGCTGGAAGGATCTCCCAGTGAATTGTATTATTCTTTCTTTCATTTTGATCAAAATTGGCTGCCAACAGATTTGCGACCTGAAGAATACTACAAAGATTTTCAAGAGCAACGAATTACAGAATACGCTTCCTCCAGAAAGACCATCATTCCGTATATCCATTATACCTTGCGTGTGCCCAGTGATGGATTTTTGGTCAGTGGAAATTATTTAATCTGTGTATCAGATCGTTTTAAAAATGTTTTATTCACACGGCGTTTTTTTATTTCTGAAAATAAAGTTCTGGTGAGCTTGAAAGTGAAAGATCCTGTTAATGCAGAAATTTACAGAACCCATCAGGCATTGGAACTTGCGATCAATACGAATAAATTGGCCATTCAAAATAACGAGCAGGAATTGCAGGTTCAAATATTCCAAAATGGTGATCCCAATACACGCCTGGTGCGGAATAAACCAAACAGCGTATTGGGTGATTTATTTTATTTTAATAAACCGGATGATATTTTATTTTCGGGCAAAAAGGAATTTAGACACAAAGACATTCGTACAATTCAATCCACTACCCAGGATATTTTATTTTGGGACGAAATTGACCAGGTGTATCATTGTTGGTTAAAGACCGATGAGGTCAGAGCGCAAAAATTATATTTATCGGATGATGATATCAACGGACGGTTTTTAATTTTAAACAGGGATCAGGATCAGGCAGAAGTCACTTCTGATTATTTTAAAGCTCATTTTACATTAAATAGGACGATTCCTTTTGATGAGCCCGTCTATGTTTATGGTGGTTTGTCGGATTGGCAATTAAAACCGGAATTTAAAATGGAGTACGATCCCAGTCGCAAGGCTTATTTTGCTTATATCTGGTTGAAAATGGGCTATTATAATTTTATGTATGCCCTGGAAGATGACAAGGGTAAACCTGATACCGGTCCACTGGAAGGCGATTGGTACGAAACTGAAAACGACTATTATGTGTTGGTTTATTATAAAGTCTTAGGCAGCCGCTATGATCGATTGTTGTTTATTGGGGAATTTAATTCCAATCGATAA
- a CDS encoding BrxA/BrxB family bacilliredoxin, with translation MYPPELTIPMTRELIESGFNSLESAEAVDQAFKEQKGTTLLVVNSVCGCAAAYARPGVRIALNNENKPDQLVTVFAGVDREAVAKAREYLLPYPPSSPSIALFKDGQLVHMLERHQIEGRSAQMIADNLSAAFSQYCN, from the coding sequence ATGTATCCACCAGAATTAACCATCCCAATGACCCGAGAGCTGATTGAATCCGGCTTTAATTCCCTAGAAAGTGCTGAAGCTGTGGACCAGGCCTTTAAGGAACAAAAAGGAACCACTTTGTTGGTTGTCAATTCAGTATGTGGTTGTGCAGCCGCTTATGCCCGTCCGGGTGTACGCATTGCCCTTAACAATGAAAATAAACCAGACCAGTTGGTGACCGTTTTTGCGGGTGTGGACCGGGAAGCCGTTGCTAAAGCCAGAGAATACTTGTTGCCTTATCCTCCTTCTTCTCCATCCATTGCCCTGTTTAAAGATGGCCAACTGGTGCACATGTTAGAAAGACATCAGATAGAGGGTCGCTCTGCACAAATGATTGCCGATAACCTCAGTGCTGCATTTTCTCAATATTGCAATTAA
- a CDS encoding PQQ-like beta-propeller repeat protein codes for MSKFIILFIVLGIFAGCELQEPPIPPGPCISCPGKDTFKLDPSLNWQVSIHPDSASDFIESGMVISQGKLIYISEFYLPVRPIVCRNIADGKELWRWIDPDGRLAGGGGRNNTGLRENLWVTTEAHNIILMNLESGLLHKKINIGQDNAGSPRSRINGNCLYHTFTSYQNGADEYMVRINLDQLTQWDTVFKATKEDKFEPFLEPPSLWINPQLDSCLVFSLGFYNFSNHQARERFIVYNLKKDELEWTIEDYVDEGQCSTNPILIHENKAYVQGQRSFHCIDLLQKKEIWKRNFYNNGYNLSFSICNAIIAEGMLITKSEQEDIRALDLLTGQTIWENLNTGGASPYNMEYFKGRIYFAGSSKIWGIRASDGHTDWVYSSPNEKINSNAGFISGGIVIDKENEAIISNDSYFIMSIKLPK; via the coding sequence ATGAGCAAATTTATAATCTTATTTATTGTATTAGGGATTTTTGCAGGTTGCGAATTACAAGAGCCACCCATACCTCCTGGACCATGTATTTCTTGTCCGGGAAAAGATACTTTTAAATTAGATCCAAGTTTAAATTGGCAGGTTTCCATTCATCCAGATTCTGCTTCCGATTTTATTGAGTCTGGGATGGTAATTAGTCAAGGTAAGTTAATTTACATTTCAGAATTTTATTTACCAGTGCGCCCAATTGTTTGTAGAAATATTGCGGATGGTAAAGAATTATGGAGGTGGATTGATCCGGATGGAAGACTAGCTGGAGGAGGTGGTAGAAACAATACTGGACTTAGAGAAAATTTATGGGTCACCACAGAAGCTCACAATATTATTCTAATGAATTTAGAAAGCGGTCTGCTCCATAAAAAAATCAACATAGGTCAAGACAATGCGGGTTCTCCAAGAAGCAGAATTAATGGAAATTGTTTATATCATACATTCACTTCTTATCAGAATGGTGCAGATGAATATATGGTAAGAATCAATTTAGACCAACTTACACAATGGGATACAGTTTTTAAAGCCACGAAGGAGGATAAATTTGAACCATTTTTGGAGCCGCCCTCTTTATGGATTAATCCTCAACTAGATTCATGTTTAGTTTTTTCATTGGGATTTTATAATTTTAGTAATCATCAAGCACGCGAGCGGTTTATTGTTTATAATTTAAAAAAAGACGAACTTGAATGGACCATTGAAGATTATGTGGATGAAGGTCAATGTTCAACAAATCCAATTTTAATTCATGAAAATAAAGCCTACGTGCAGGGACAAAGGTCTTTTCATTGCATAGATTTATTGCAAAAGAAGGAAATCTGGAAACGTAATTTTTATAACAATGGTTACAATCTGAGTTTTTCAATCTGCAATGCAATTATTGCAGAAGGCATGTTAATTACTAAAAGTGAACAGGAAGATATCCGCGCTTTGGATTTATTGACTGGTCAAACAATCTGGGAAAACCTAAATACAGGAGGAGCAAGTCCATATAATATGGAATATTTTAAAGGCAGAATTTATTTTGCCGGAAGTTCAAAAATCTGGGGAATCAGGGCATCCGATGGGCATACCGATTGGGTGTACAGTTCTCCAAATGAAAAAATCAATTCAAATGCAGGGTTTATCTCAGGAGGCATTGTAATAGATAAAGAAAATGAAGCAATTATTTCTAATGATAGTTATTTTATAATGTCTATTAAATTACCCAAATAG
- a CDS encoding T9SS type A sorting domain-containing protein, with amino-acid sequence MHLKILKLKRLFSLMLILLIGPIAVLLCSFISRISTPDIPYIKQVEYDELITTDFAISNNTILDSFENLDVTRVRNFLQYKKVTIRIELDSSMTVINQYYEPAFNPDNWSTKVFKSISNKLGTFLYDTNDVLIYTSLNENGITNVFDDELFDLNGFGKEDSIPSYQTVISNGYMLEGYNLLELDSNRYIVSNDSIEYVFDPINQTEETRYYINDSLDNIFFERKMKLENGLYIPYQKINFSYIQLDYGGILRKAERSEISNYKINGLSLGSPMQLLGKDKSKEIKQEIPSNLNIQRFSDNEIFPVSKIFVYPNPSNDFIWIQLPQIANLIDVGDLKISNSEGKLFYSESKLNFINSIKINIQNYPEGIYFIEYKNTMNQFNSKFIKL; translated from the coding sequence ATGCACTTAAAAATTCTAAAACTAAAAAGATTGTTCTCTTTAATGTTGATACTTTTGATAGGGCCTATAGCGGTTTTGTTATGCTCATTTATAAGCAGGATTAGTACTCCGGATATTCCATATATTAAACAGGTTGAGTATGATGAATTAATAACAACGGATTTTGCAATTTCAAACAATACAATTCTTGATTCATTTGAGAACCTCGATGTAACAAGAGTAAGGAATTTTTTGCAGTATAAAAAAGTGACAATTAGAATTGAACTTGACTCATCAATGACGGTTATAAATCAGTATTACGAACCGGCATTTAATCCTGATAATTGGTCAACAAAAGTATTCAAGAGTATTTCTAATAAATTGGGCACTTTTTTATACGATACTAATGATGTACTAATCTATACATCTTTAAATGAAAATGGTATTACTAATGTGTTTGATGATGAGCTGTTTGATTTAAATGGTTTTGGAAAAGAAGACTCAATTCCTTCGTATCAAACGGTAATTTCCAATGGGTATATGTTGGAAGGTTATAATTTATTGGAATTGGATAGCAATCGGTATATAGTGTCCAATGATTCGATTGAGTATGTTTTTGATCCAATAAATCAAACGGAAGAAACCAGATATTATATCAATGATAGTCTTGACAATATCTTTTTTGAAAGAAAAATGAAGCTTGAGAATGGTTTATATATTCCTTATCAAAAAATAAATTTCAGTTACATCCAATTAGATTATGGTGGTATACTTAGAAAGGCTGAGCGTTCAGAAATTTCAAACTATAAAATAAATGGGCTAAGCTTAGGAAGTCCCATGCAGTTGTTAGGAAAAGATAAATCTAAAGAAATTAAACAAGAAATTCCTTCAAATTTAAATATTCAAAGATTTTCAGATAATGAAATATTTCCAGTTTCAAAAATATTTGTGTACCCAAATCCATCGAATGATTTTATTTGGATACAGTTACCACAAATAGCCAATTTAATAGATGTAGGTGATTTAAAAATTAGTAATTCAGAGGGCAAACTATTTTATTCTGAAAGTAAATTGAATTTCATTAATTCTATTAAAATCAACATTCAAAATTATCCAGAGGGTATTTACTTCATTGAGTATAAAAATACAATGAATCAGTTCAATAGTAAATTTATTAAATTATGA
- a CDS encoding type IIA DNA topoisomerase subunit B — MAQAHNYTEENIRSLDWKEHIRLRPGMYIGKLGDGTTIDDGIYILLKEVIDNCIDEYVMGYGREVDIDIKDGIVTVRDYGRGIPLGKVIECVSQINTGGKYDSKAFKKSVGLNGVGTKAVNALSNYFKVQSIRDGKTKIAEFERGNLIKDNNLKSTDEVNGTIISFKPDEKIFSRFRFVQEFVESRIWNYAYLNAGLRIHFNGKTYISKNGLKDMLERRTDGEHLQYPIIHLKGEDIECVLTHGNQYGEQYYSFVNGQFTSQGGTHLNYFREAIVKTIRDFYKKDFDSKDIHAGAIGAVAIRIEEPVFESQTKTKLGSTGISPEGASLRNFIADFVCKELDLYLHQNTETAKELLSKILQSERERKEIAGIKKLANQRAKKANLHNKKLRDCKYHLTDTKLKPELAENTTLFITEGDSASGSITKSRNPELQAVFSLRGKPLNCFGMTKKIVYENEELNLLQHALDIEDGIENLRYNKVVISTDADVDGMHIRLLLLTFFLQFFPELVRNGHLFILDTPLFRVRDKKQTFYCYSEKEKTDAINALRGKAEITRFKGLGEISPDEFAGFIGSNIRLEPVIIHEDSHIEKILEYYMGKNTGDRQDFIIENLRVDLDKISADTEMATEEEIIA, encoded by the coding sequence ATGGCTCAAGCCCATAATTATACCGAAGAAAACATACGGTCCCTCGACTGGAAAGAACACATTCGCCTCCGCCCGGGGATGTATATTGGCAAATTGGGCGACGGCACCACTATTGATGACGGGATTTACATCTTACTCAAAGAAGTCATAGACAATTGCATTGATGAATATGTCATGGGATATGGCCGGGAAGTAGATATTGATATCAAAGATGGCATTGTAACGGTGCGCGACTATGGGCGTGGAATTCCATTGGGCAAAGTAATTGAATGCGTTTCCCAGATTAATACCGGCGGAAAATACGACAGCAAAGCGTTTAAAAAATCGGTCGGATTAAATGGTGTGGGTACCAAGGCAGTAAATGCACTCTCGAATTATTTTAAGGTGCAATCCATCCGGGATGGTAAAACCAAAATTGCAGAATTTGAGCGTGGTAATTTAATCAAGGACAACAATCTAAAATCAACCGATGAAGTCAATGGGACCATCATCAGTTTTAAACCGGATGAAAAAATATTTTCCCGATTTCGTTTTGTTCAGGAATTTGTAGAAAGTCGCATCTGGAATTATGCGTATCTCAATGCCGGATTGCGCATCCATTTTAATGGCAAAACCTACATTTCAAAAAATGGTTTGAAAGATATGTTGGAACGCCGCACAGATGGCGAGCATTTGCAATATCCAATCATTCACTTAAAAGGCGAGGACATTGAATGTGTGTTGACTCATGGCAATCAATACGGCGAACAATATTACAGTTTTGTAAACGGTCAATTTACTTCTCAGGGGGGTACCCACCTCAATTATTTCAGAGAGGCCATTGTTAAAACCATTCGCGATTTTTACAAAAAAGATTTTGACAGCAAAGACATTCATGCCGGGGCAATTGGGGCTGTAGCCATTCGCATTGAAGAACCCGTATTTGAATCTCAGACTAAAACCAAACTGGGTTCGACCGGGATCAGTCCGGAAGGAGCTTCGCTGCGCAACTTTATCGCAGATTTTGTTTGTAAAGAATTGGATTTGTATTTACATCAAAATACAGAAACTGCTAAAGAATTACTCAGTAAAATATTACAGTCCGAACGCGAGCGCAAAGAAATAGCAGGAATTAAAAAATTGGCAAACCAGCGTGCAAAAAAAGCCAATTTGCACAATAAAAAATTACGCGATTGTAAATACCATCTGACGGATACCAAATTAAAACCAGAACTCGCTGAAAACACTACCCTGTTTATTACTGAAGGAGATTCAGCCAGCGGTTCGATTACCAAATCCAGAAATCCAGAATTACAAGCGGTGTTTAGTTTGCGTGGCAAGCCACTGAATTGTTTTGGAATGACCAAGAAAATCGTTTACGAAAATGAAGAACTCAATTTATTGCAACATGCTCTGGATATTGAAGATGGAATCGAAAATCTCCGATACAATAAGGTGGTGATTTCTACCGATGCAGATGTAGATGGCATGCACATCCGACTTTTATTATTGACGTTTTTTCTACAGTTTTTTCCAGAATTGGTACGCAATGGACATTTATTTATTTTAGATACGCCATTATTTCGGGTGCGGGATAAAAAACAAACTTTTTACTGTTATTCTGAGAAGGAAAAAACCGATGCCATCAATGCCCTTCGAGGGAAAGCAGAAATTACCCGATTTAAAGGATTGGGAGAAATCAGTCCGGATGAGTTTGCAGGATTTATTGGTTCAAACATTCGATTAGAACCGGTTATCATTCATGAAGATTCACACATTGAAAAAATATTGGAATATTATATGGGTAAAAATACCGGGGATCGGCAGGATTTTATTATCGAAAATCTTCGAGTCGATCTGGATAAAATCAGTGCCGATACTGAAATGGCTACCGAAGAAGAAATCATAGCCTAA
- a CDS encoding GNAT family N-acetyltransferase, with the protein MKFYIETDRLILRDFLESDVEGMYELDSNPEVHRYLGNNPIKEINQIPPIIQFVRKQYEENGIGRWAVIEKKTNAFIGWSGLKLVKETRNQQSNYYDVGYRLIQKYWGKGYATESAQASLNYGFGEMNLETICAAAQADNIASNKVLKKCGMKLINQYLENEVHENWYEISQSQWREFIP; encoded by the coding sequence ATGAAATTTTATATTGAAACCGATCGCCTCATCCTCCGTGATTTTCTAGAATCGGATGTGGAAGGGATGTATGAATTGGATTCCAATCCGGAAGTGCATCGTTATTTAGGAAACAATCCAATAAAAGAAATAAACCAGATCCCACCTATCATTCAGTTTGTACGTAAGCAATATGAAGAAAATGGCATAGGTCGGTGGGCCGTCATCGAGAAAAAAACCAATGCATTTATAGGCTGGTCAGGATTAAAACTTGTCAAAGAAACCAGGAATCAACAAAGCAATTATTATGATGTAGGATATCGTCTCATACAAAAATATTGGGGTAAAGGATATGCAACTGAATCCGCTCAAGCATCTCTTAACTATGGATTTGGCGAAATGAATTTAGAGACCATTTGTGCTGCTGCTCAAGCTGATAACATCGCCTCCAACAAGGTTCTCAAAAAATGTGGAATGAAATTAATAAACCAATATCTTGAAAACGAGGTGCATGAAAACTGGTATGAAATTAGCCAATCGCAATGGCGTGAATTCATCCCATAA
- a CDS encoding sterol desaturase family protein produces the protein MIELLANLQPLILVGMLILMYGIENMRPYLQKAPNQKQHDLRNAGMSLISFVFNGLLSLGVLASVEWTASHQFGLLNQVNLPNWSEILIGLLLIDLGSYGVHNLSHRIPLLWRFHRVHHSDPNLNATSSLRFHPFEVVLTQGIYQATAVAVFGISMTTFIVYGSIALPLIILQHSNVKWPDWIEQPARYIIATPGWHKIHHSDDRPLTDSHFGDVFTFWDRIFGTWKPTNPETIQYGLTELKDESKQSIGYQMLLPFK, from the coding sequence ATGATAGAACTTTTAGCAAACTTGCAACCGCTGATACTCGTAGGTATGTTAATCCTGATGTATGGTATTGAAAACATGCGTCCTTATTTACAAAAAGCCCCCAACCAAAAACAACATGATCTTAGAAATGCAGGAATGAGTCTAATCAGTTTTGTATTTAATGGATTGCTTAGTTTAGGCGTATTGGCAAGTGTCGAATGGACAGCCAGCCATCAATTCGGCTTATTAAATCAAGTCAATTTACCGAATTGGTCAGAGATCCTGATTGGATTGCTTCTGATTGATCTTGGGAGTTATGGCGTGCACAATCTTTCCCATCGGATCCCCTTGTTGTGGAGATTTCACCGGGTCCACCATTCCGATCCCAATTTAAATGCTACCAGTTCGCTGCGATTTCATCCGTTTGAAGTCGTATTAACCCAAGGCATTTATCAAGCAACGGCAGTTGCTGTTTTTGGCATATCTATGACCACCTTTATCGTATATGGAAGCATTGCATTGCCTCTAATTATTTTACAACACAGCAATGTCAAATGGCCGGATTGGATCGAACAACCAGCACGATATATTATCGCTACACCCGGCTGGCATAAAATTCACCACAGTGACGATCGACCGTTAACGGATTCACATTTTGGAGATGTTTTTACATTCTGGGATCGCATATTCGGCACTTGGAAACCGACCAACCCAGAAACAATTCAATATGGCCTCACTGAATTAAAAGATGAATCCAAACAAAGTATTGGATATCAGATGCTGCTGCCCTTTAAATAG
- a CDS encoding inorganic diphosphatase produces MNPWHDVSPGEQTPEFVNGIIEIPKGTRAKYEIDKVSGLLKLDRVLYSSVYYPANYGFIPRTLCEDKDPLDILVLSQLEFVPLCLVSAKVIGVMRMVDQGDADDKIIAVCAGDPSVNHINDISELPKHFISELRNFFEDYKKLEHKTVLVEDFLDHTLAKQIILDSFIMYQEKFPQAI; encoded by the coding sequence ATGAATCCTTGGCACGACGTAAGTCCTGGTGAACAAACACCGGAATTTGTAAATGGTATTATCGAAATCCCAAAAGGGACCCGCGCAAAATATGAAATTGATAAAGTCAGCGGGTTATTAAAATTAGACCGTGTATTGTATTCCTCGGTATATTATCCTGCAAATTATGGATTCATACCCAGGACCTTATGCGAAGACAAAGATCCCTTAGACATATTGGTACTTTCCCAATTAGAATTTGTACCACTTTGTTTGGTTTCCGCAAAAGTAATCGGAGTCATGCGCATGGTGGATCAGGGCGATGCCGATGATAAAATAATTGCGGTGTGTGCGGGTGATCCCAGTGTAAATCACATCAACGACATTTCTGAATTACCAAAACATTTTATTTCTGAATTGCGCAATTTTTTTGAAGACTATAAGAAATTAGAACATAAAACAGTTTTGGTAGAGGATTTTCTAGACCATACACTGGCAAAACAAATTATCCTGGATAGTTTTATTATGTATCAGGAAAAATTTCCGCAGGCTATTTAA
- a CDS encoding alkaline phosphatase family protein, with amino-acid sequence MKKLHFLLFICLISSEIRSQLISGPMLGPVELRTASIWCESKPGSVIKLEFWPEAALEQKRSLSPESFVRFNHQIDKFNLIDLQPGTNYSYQLIVNNKTRPANASGRFKTQVLWNYRFPSPDFSFLAGSCAFTNETVSDRPGKPYGGDSSIFNQMAKEDAAFMLWLGDNWYYREVDYGSNWGLWYRASRDRSRPTLQPFLKKMAHYAIWDDHDYGLNNDNQSFIYKEETRKVFDQYWCNPQVADQGGIYTRFSYNDVDFFLMDDRSFRTSDYMKDSINGQPNPNKKMWGKQQLNWLKNQLLTSRAPFKIIANGTPILNQYNNHDCMVHFVLEQQELLQFIEDEQINGVIFLTGDRHHSEISRKKLKNGYYLYDIVNSSLTAGPHILSEREINNPDLLADKTVNQNNYTRFLINGKPKERTLKLEFKDLNGNVLKDWLVNENELKFITESK; translated from the coding sequence ATGAAAAAGTTGCATTTTTTATTGTTTATATGTCTTATTTCCTCAGAAATAAGGAGTCAATTGATTAGCGGACCGATGCTGGGTCCGGTAGAATTGCGAACCGCCTCCATTTGGTGCGAGTCTAAGCCTGGAAGTGTTATAAAACTGGAATTTTGGCCAGAAGCTGCTTTGGAACAAAAGAGAAGCCTCTCCCCGGAATCATTTGTAAGGTTTAATCACCAGATTGATAAATTTAATCTGATTGATTTACAGCCAGGCACAAACTATAGCTACCAATTGATTGTAAACAATAAAACAAGACCTGCAAACGCTTCAGGACGTTTTAAAACCCAGGTCCTGTGGAATTACAGGTTTCCTTCACCCGATTTTAGTTTTTTAGCTGGCAGTTGTGCCTTCACCAATGAAACGGTCTCTGATCGCCCGGGTAAACCCTACGGAGGGGATTCGAGTATTTTTAATCAAATGGCTAAGGAGGATGCTGCATTTATGCTGTGGCTTGGTGACAATTGGTATTACCGGGAAGTGGATTACGGCAGTAACTGGGGTTTGTGGTATCGCGCGTCCAGGGATCGAAGCAGGCCAACCCTGCAGCCTTTCTTAAAAAAAATGGCTCACTATGCGATTTGGGATGATCACGATTACGGACTCAACAATGACAATCAATCATTTATTTATAAAGAAGAAACGCGTAAGGTATTCGATCAATATTGGTGCAATCCACAAGTAGCTGACCAGGGAGGGATTTATACCCGGTTTAGTTACAATGATGTTGATTTTTTTTTAATGGATGACCGCAGTTTCAGGACTTCGGATTACATGAAGGACAGTATCAACGGCCAACCAAATCCAAATAAAAAGATGTGGGGGAAACAACAGTTGAATTGGCTTAAAAATCAATTACTGACCAGTAGAGCGCCTTTTAAGATTATTGCAAATGGTACACCAATTCTGAATCAATACAACAACCATGATTGCATGGTCCATTTTGTTTTGGAACAACAGGAATTATTACAATTTATTGAAGACGAACAAATCAATGGGGTGATTTTTTTAACCGGTGACAGGCATCATAGCGAAATTTCCAGAAAAAAATTGAAAAATGGATATTACTTGTATGATATTGTCAATTCTTCCCTTACTGCAGGACCGCATATTTTAAGCGAAAGGGAAATTAATAATCCGGATTTATTAGCTGATAAAACGGTCAATCAAAATAACTATACCCGTTTTCTTATAAATGGAAAACCTAAAGAACGAACTTTAAAATTAGAATTTAAAGACCTTAATGGAAATGTATTAAAAGATTGGCTTGTAAATGAAAATGAATTAAAATTTATTACTGAATCTAAATAA
- a CDS encoding carboxypeptidase-like regulatory domain-containing protein: MKLALACCLLGLIGPIKLAAQDQSLIQFSGRVFSEYKQALLPLPYVGVGILRSRRGGFTDEKGFFSIAVQRGDTIQFNYVGYKKVLRSIPVDFEENQIYLELILQPDTFQLERAIVFPIPSKQHFKQEFLEMDVSDKLKEIAQKNIASDVLAKIEPGVPSDPRAHMSLYMAQEAQKAYYDGQFQPQKIFSPIAWIEFFKALKRGDFKKKKK, translated from the coding sequence TTGAAATTAGCATTGGCATGCTGCTTACTGGGTTTGATTGGACCCATTAAACTGGCAGCGCAAGATCAAAGTCTGATCCAATTTTCAGGGCGGGTATTTTCAGAATACAAACAAGCGCTTCTGCCATTGCCTTATGTTGGCGTGGGAATATTAAGATCCCGACGTGGTGGATTTACAGATGAAAAAGGTTTTTTTTCAATTGCGGTACAAAGAGGCGATACCATTCAATTTAATTATGTTGGATATAAAAAAGTGTTGCGATCTATACCTGTAGATTTCGAGGAGAATCAAATTTATTTAGAGCTTATTTTACAACCGGATACCTTTCAATTAGAACGAGCCATTGTATTTCCAATTCCATCAAAACAACATTTTAAACAAGAGTTTTTGGAAATGGATGTAAGTGATAAACTGAAAGAAATAGCACAAAAAAATATTGCATCCGATGTGTTGGCTAAAATCGAACCTGGAGTTCCTTCAGACCCTCGGGCGCATATGAGTCTATACATGGCTCAGGAAGCTCAAAAAGCCTATTACGATGGTCAATTCCAACCACAGAAAATTTTCAGTCCGATTGCCTGGATTGAATTTTTTAAAGCGCTCAAACGGGGTGACTTTAAAAAGAAAAAGAAATAA